The DNA sequence GCTTAGTTCCAAAATCCAAATTTCTAGCTTTAAATTCCTTTGATAAAGCATTAAAGGTTAAATTTTGTTCTGTGGAGCGCATCTCTTCAAAATTATCTCCATCCGTTTCCTTTATCATGTTTCTTATTGCCGTATCGCTTGCAGGGGCGGAAGATGAACCCTGCCGAACATAGACACCTTCCGGTCTTAAACCTTTTTTAGCAAGATAATAGGGGCGGTTACTGCCTCTTTGAACACTAATTTGGATTATTTGCTTGCCCTGTGTTTTTGTTATTTTATAATTGACAAACATTGTTATATCGGGTTTGATTGAATCTCTTATCATATTACTGAGTTGGAGTATTGAATTATCAATATCTTTTATCCCTACAACTTTACCGTCATCTTTGATGCCGACATAAACTGTTCCGCCCTTACAATTTGCAAATGAGACAATTACTTTTTTGATGTTTTCATCGATTTTTTCTTTTAATTCTACGGTTTCACTTTCTTGAAAAATCAATTTATTCCCCCCCTTGTACATAAAGTTATACTTAACTGAATTATAACCTGTTTCTTGGTTCTCGTCAAGTATTTTTGGGGAGAACTGACTAGAATGGGGAGAACTGACGAGAATGGGGAGAAAAAGACAAAATTTATTTACTTTAATTTGTCTATCGTTTTGACCATCGGTTTATACCGGGCGAGGTTTTTGTTTGTAACATTGTCCCATGCCGTGTACATGTGCCCTAGCATAGCAGGGTTATCCTTGTATAAAAGCGAATAGTCGATAAGAGCGTTTACCGCTTTAATATCTTTAAAACTTGTCGGCAGGACGCGGAAGCCCTTGTTTAAAAAAAACGGAATGGAGCCGTAGCGTTCCAGCTCGTCATAGTGCCAGTCGCAGATGATGATGTCCTTGGGAATAAGGTCGACGGCGGGATCGGTGCCGTTACACGAGCTTTCGTATTCACCCTTATAACCGCTCTCTTCATCCTCGCTGTTGATGAGGCGGTCGCCCCACATGTACATTGTAAGTCCCCGTTTTTTGACACAGTGATCGTAGAGTCTGTTCACTGCACCGGCAAAAAGTTCGGCCTTGTCTTTTCCGCGGCAAAGGGGGCAGGCGTCTTCGCCGATCAAAAACACCTCGTCCAAGCCGACATGTATTTTTTTTACCGAAAAGACTTCGGTAATTTCGTCGATTAAACCGAATAAAATCGTGTAGACTTTTTCATTGGAAGAGCAGAGACTTCTGCAATAAATGCCTTTATTGCCGGGGTAGAGGCCGGGTGTTTCGTCCAGTTCAGGATAGGCTTTAAGCAGGGCGAAGGTTTTGGTTTTCCACGATTGATGGCCGAGACAGTTTATTTCGGGGATAAGGTCGATGGAAAGCCTGCGGCATTCTGCAGCAATTTCGCGTGCAACGGTTTCGGAAAGCACATATTTGTTATAGAGTTTTGGATCGCTTTTCCATTGATAGTTGTAGCCTATTTGAAGAAAAAGCGTATTGATTCCCCGTTTTTGTAAATCGGGCAGTTCTTTTATCAGATTTTTGCCCGTTTTGTCGGTATTTACAATTGCGTGAAAAGCAATGACGAATTCGCGTTTAGGCATGGTGCCGTTTGTTTGAGCATAAACAGCCGGCTGTAAAAATAAAAAAAGAAAGAAGGGTACGAGTACCATAGCTTTTTCTTTGAGAGTTTTTGTTCTCATAGTGAACCTCCTCATTTAGTATACCGCCTTCATCACTCCCACTCAATAATTACCATAGCATATTTGTTTCTTTTATGTATTGTCAGTATCTATTAAGTTTCTAAAACCAAACATTTTATACCTATTTTTTGTGGTTTTAGAGGTTTTTAGTATCAAAACAGTATCAATAATGATACTAAAAATATTACTATCATAATCATTCCATTTTTATCTTTAATACCACATCACTATTGCTTAATAATCGCTTTATTTCTTCCTTGCTTAAATTTTTAATCTTCCCAATTCGAGTATATTCCCATGTGTTTGCTCCATAAAATACAACTATTTTGTTTCCAGAGTACAGCATTATATCTCTGGCTTCTGCTGTAATTCTTTTATCAGATGAGGAGTAAGTTTTACCCAATTCTCCTACCTGCTCGAAATCGCTATATTTAGATAACCGGATGGTTACCTCTCCTTGTTTTAATTCTTCCTTTAGTTCCTTTACAGTATTATTGTTTTCCCATTCAACATCAAGTACAGTGCCATCTATTTGCATGTCTTTTATCATATTTTCATAGGCATCTTTTCCAAAGTAATAGCTATGTGCCTTATCCCCATGAACGATAAGTACAGCACTACGGATTTCATTACTATACTGTAGAATTGGTTGGTTTAGAAAAGATATCATCCCTATAGTATTCCATCCCTCATTGGAATTAAGCGACCTGCTATGATAACCACGCTCTGTCTTATAATAAGCATAATAATCTTTTACAAACTGAGGTGCATCTTTAGGAAGTGGATCGACTACTCCACCAGCCCTTTCATATGCTCCTGTTTGATAGTCTTTTATTCTTTGCTCATTAAATGCACATAGCTGAAAGATTTTACAATCTTAAAGTCATGTGCTTTTTATGCTGTTTGATGCTTTAGACAAACTGGAGTTGTTCTAAGTCTTCTCGGTTGCACCTTCTTGCCCTTCGGACAAGGAGTCTCCCTCGTTCAAAGAGCTCGGTCAATTTCTGTTTAACGATTCCTTTTTCCGGTATTTTCTGTCCCTCGGATTTCCTCATGATAGAAATAATCCACGATAACCGGATGTCCCTGCGGGACTCTGCCATAAGGCATTTCATTATCCACAAAGGGACAATCATACTTCTTAGCCATTTCCTCAGCTTTTACTTCAAGCGCTTCAAAGTAGCTGCGGTTATGCTTGTTATAGATCTCATCGTAAAGCGGTACAAGGTCAGGATATTTTCCAGCGATATAATCCATAATCGTCTTCTTGAAACCGCCCCGAAGATTGAGATTTTCGAGCCAGAACAGATCGCACTGACCCTTTACCAGCTCAAAGATCGCTTCAAAGTCAGTGATGCCGGGGAATACCGGGGATACGAAACAGACTGTACGGATCCCTGCGTCATATACCTGCTTCATAGAAGCGATACGACGCTCAATGCTCGAAGCAGAGTCCATATCGTTCTTAAAATTTTCATCCAGTGTGTTGATCGACCATGAAACGGTTACTCGTCCAAGCTTCTTCAGCAGATCGATATCCCGTACCACAAGATCAGACTTTGTGCAGATTAGAATATCTGCGTCACTGCCGATCAGCTGCTCCAGAAGTTTTCTGGTATTCCCGAATTGCCCCTCCTGTGGATTGTAGCCATCCGTCACAGAACCGATGACCACCCGCTGTCCGGCATATTTCTTCGGATTTTTAATTTCCGGCCAATGCTTCACATCAAGGAAAGTGCCCCATTCCTCCTTGTGTCCGGTAAAGCGCTTCATAAAAGAAGCATAGCAATACTTGCAGGCATGTGTACAGCCTACATAGGGATTGACCGAGTAACCGCCTACCGGTAGACTGGACTTGGTCATGATGTTCTTTGTTTTCACCTCACCAATGAGGATTCCATCGATTACTTCTGCCATGATCTCTGTACCTCCAACACTTTATTGAATTCTTCCGGCATTTCCTGAATCATATTTTCATCCCCTATGATAGAGACAAGGTCTTCCTTCATAAACACCGGAATGCCGAGCGTGTGTGCCTGGTCCGTCAGAGACCATGCCCACTCCGGCTCCGTATGAACCTTCCTGCTCTGAGCTCCAGTCATGGTGCCGACAACGATCCAGTTGATTCCGGAAAGGCCAACTGTACCGGGATCGTCGAATAACGGCTCAAAGGTAACATGGTAGTGTTTTGCTCTGATGTTTCTCCGAAGCGCGTCAATACGCCACAGTTCTGCTTTCCTCGTCACCGTAACGCCAAACCATGCGTTTTCCAGATCTGTATCAAAATCCAGAAGATCGGGTCGCTTGGTAAGGAATAGGAACTGATGCTGTGGATTTTCACGGATCTTTGCAAATACCTCGTCTCTCCATTCCGGCTTCCATCCGGAGAGATCGCTCATGCCGGTAAGAAGAAAGTTCTGCGGACGTTTCTTTTCCATCATCTTGAGCTTACCCGGAAAGAATTCAGGGTCAGCGAAGTCATCAATCATATGCCAGCGCCTCACATTGTTGCGGGCATAGCAATATGCACACCCCACTGTGCAGCCGATGACGATATTCATGTTTTGAATCTGATCTTTGATACAAATACTCATGACTTCTGCCACTCCTCAAGATTCTTTCTGATACGGTCGAGGCATTCCTCAAACCGGGTAATTTCTTCCTCTGAAAAACCTTTGTAGTAAATACTGCCCATCTCATCAGATACAGAATTGTACTCGTCCTTTAAGGCATGTGCTTTCTCAGTCAGAAACAGGAGTATTTTCCTTTTGTCCGTTTCAGACTGAACGCGGCTTATCAGCCCTTGATTTTCCATTCTTTCCAGCATCGTCGTAAGAGAAGTTATCGCTAATCCACATTTGATCGAGAGTGACCCAATCGGGATTCCATCCTCCTGCCACAGCACATAAAGAATACGCCCCTGGGCTCCATTGAACGCATCAATATTCTTTTCACTGAGAATCTTCTCAAAGATCCGGTCTCCAAGCTGTTTTATTTTGGTGACAAGAAATCCTCCATTCATTTCCATACAAAAGCTCCTATATAGTAGTTTATCAAATCATACTATATAGGAGCTTTGTTGTCAACAGTTTGTATGTCTAAATAGAGGTAAATTCAAATTTATCAACCACTATTTCCACAAAAGCCTCCCACCAAAATGATGGAAGGCTTTCTAAACAATTTATCTAAATTCAACAACTTCCTTTTAAACCTACTTTTTCTCATTTTTAGTATCAAAACAGTATCACTAAGGAGCTTTTTGCTTCCGTAAACCGTTGTAATATTGTATTTTCA is a window from the Treponema denticola genome containing:
- a CDS encoding radical SAM mobile pair protein B; this translates as MAEVIDGILIGEVKTKNIMTKSSLPVGGYSVNPYVGCTHACKYCYASFMKRFTGHKEEWGTFLDVKHWPEIKNPKKYAGQRVVIGSVTDGYNPQEGQFGNTRKLLEQLIGSDADILICTKSDLVVRDIDLLKKLGRVTVSWSINTLDENFKNDMDSASSIERRIASMKQVYDAGIRTVCFVSPVFPGITDFEAIFELVKGQCDLFWLENLNLRGGFKKTIMDYIAGKYPDLVPLYDEIYNKHNRSYFEALEVKAEEMAKKYDCPFVDNEMPYGRVPQGHPVIVDYFYHEEIRGTENTGKRNR
- a CDS encoding radical SAM mobile pair protein A; the encoded protein is MSICIKDQIQNMNIVIGCTVGCAYCYARNNVRRWHMIDDFADPEFFPGKLKMMEKKRPQNFLLTGMSDLSGWKPEWRDEVFAKIRENPQHQFLFLTKRPDLLDFDTDLENAWFGVTVTRKAELWRIDALRRNIRAKHYHVTFEPLFDDPGTVGLSGINWIVVGTMTGAQSRKVHTEPEWAWSLTDQAHTLGIPVFMKEDLVSIIGDENMIQEMPEEFNKVLEVQRSWQK
- a CDS encoding cyclophilin-like fold protein, with the protein product MISFLNQPILQYSNEIRSAVLIVHGDKAHSYYFGKDAYENMIKDMQIDGTVLDVEWENNNTVKELKEELKQGEVTIRLSKYSDFEQVGELGKTYSSSDKRITAEARDIMLYSGNKIVVFYGANTWEYTRIGKIKNLSKEEIKRLLSNSDVVLKIKME
- a CDS encoding family 20 glycosylhydrolase, whose amino-acid sequence is MRTKTLKEKAMVLVPFFLFLFLQPAVYAQTNGTMPKREFVIAFHAIVNTDKTGKNLIKELPDLQKRGINTLFLQIGYNYQWKSDPKLYNKYVLSETVAREIAAECRRLSIDLIPEINCLGHQSWKTKTFALLKAYPELDETPGLYPGNKGIYCRSLCSSNEKVYTILFGLIDEITEVFSVKKIHVGLDEVFLIGEDACPLCRGKDKAELFAGAVNRLYDHCVKKRGLTMYMWGDRLINSEDEESGYKGEYESSCNGTDPAVDLIPKDIIICDWHYDELERYGSIPFFLNKGFRVLPTSFKDIKAVNALIDYSLLYKDNPAMLGHMYTAWDNVTNKNLARYKPMVKTIDKLK
- a CDS encoding radical SAM mobile pair system MarR family transcriptional regulator; protein product: MEMNGGFLVTKIKQLGDRIFEKILSEKNIDAFNGAQGRILYVLWQEDGIPIGSLSIKCGLAITSLTTMLERMENQGLISRVQSETDKRKILLFLTEKAHALKDEYNSVSDEMGSIYYKGFSEEEITRFEECLDRIRKNLEEWQKS